A genomic region of candidate division TA06 bacterium contains the following coding sequences:
- a CDS encoding prepilin-type N-terminal cleavage/methylation domain-containing protein translates to MNEPKDRHIATGKQKEAGFSLIETLVASLILAIGLLAVTALYPRAMSVIAAGNNRLTAGNLAQKKLEELFEAAASGDLTGKLTPGTHQDQPDPKFTRTWSIVDNHPEKGVHSLSVTVAWDRPDKQRSVTFKSLVAVRRDGI, encoded by the coding sequence ATGAACGAGCCTAAGGACAGGCACATAGCCACCGGAAAACAGAAGGAAGCAGGATTTTCCCTCATCGAGACATTGGTTGCCTCTCTCATTCTGGCAATCGGTCTGCTTGCTGTGACCGCACTTTACCCCAGGGCTATGTCGGTCATTGCTGCTGGAAACAACAGATTGACGGCGGGTAATCTAGCCCAGAAAAAGTTGGAAGAGCTTTTTGAGGCTGCGGCCTCCGGCGATCTGACTGGAAAGCTTACCCCAGGAACACACCAGGACCAGCCCGATCCGAAGTTCACAAGAACCTGGTCAATTGTTGATAATCATCCAGAAAAAGGAGTTCATTCTCTGTCAGTGACCGTCGCCTGGGACCGCCCCGACAAGCAAAGATCTGTCACTTTCAAATCCCTCGTAGCTGTGAGGAGAGACGGCATATGA